The proteins below come from a single Saccharophagus degradans 2-40 genomic window:
- a CDS encoding glycoside hydrolase family 117 protein, with protein sequence MSDSKVNKKLSKASLRAIERGYDEKGPEWLFEFDITPLKGDLAYEEGVIRRDPSAVLKVDDEYHVWYTKGEGETVGFGSDNPEDKVFPWDKTEVWHATSKDKITWKEIGPAIQRGAAGAYDDRAVFTPEVLRHNGTYYLVYQTVKAPYLNRSLEHIAIAYSDSPFGPWTKSDAPILSPENDGVWDTDEDNRFLVKEKGSFDSHKVHDPCLMFFNNRFYLYYKGETMGESMNMGGREIKHGVAIADSPLGPYTKSEYNPITNSGHEVAVWPYKGGMATMLTTDGPEKNTCQWAEDGINFDIMSHIKGAPEAVGFFRPESDSDDPISGIEWGLSHKYDASWNWNYLCFFKTRRQVLDAGSYQQTGDSGAV encoded by the coding sequence ATGAGCGATTCAAAAGTAAATAAAAAATTGAGTAAAGCTAGCCTGCGAGCCATAGAGCGCGGCTACGATGAAAAGGGGCCTGAATGGCTGTTTGAGTTTGATATTACCCCACTAAAAGGCGACTTAGCCTACGAAGAAGGCGTAATTCGTCGAGACCCCAGCGCAGTATTAAAGGTGGACGATGAATATCACGTTTGGTACACCAAGGGCGAAGGTGAAACAGTAGGCTTCGGCAGCGACAACCCCGAAGACAAAGTCTTCCCATGGGATAAAACAGAAGTTTGGCACGCCACCTCTAAAGATAAGATTACTTGGAAAGAAATTGGCCCTGCCATACAACGCGGCGCAGCTGGGGCATATGATGACCGTGCAGTGTTCACCCCCGAAGTCCTGCGCCATAACGGCACCTACTACCTTGTATATCAAACGGTAAAAGCGCCCTACTTAAACCGATCGCTAGAGCATATAGCCATCGCATACAGCGATTCCCCCTTTGGCCCATGGACCAAATCCGATGCGCCAATTTTAAGCCCAGAAAATGACGGCGTTTGGGATACGGACGAAGACAATCGATTTTTAGTAAAAGAGAAAGGCAGTTTCGATAGCCACAAAGTACACGACCCCTGCTTAATGTTTTTTAACAATCGTTTCTACCTGTATTACAAAGGCGAGACTATGGGCGAAAGCATGAACATGGGCGGCAGAGAAATAAAACACGGTGTAGCCATTGCCGACTCGCCACTTGGGCCCTACACCAAAAGCGAATACAACCCTATTACCAATAGTGGCCATGAAGTTGCCGTATGGCCCTACAAAGGTGGAATGGCCACCATGCTAACCACCGACGGGCCAGAAAAAAACACCTGCCAGTGGGCAGAAGACGGCATTAACTTTGACATTATGTCGCATATAAAAGGCGCACCAGAAGCAGTAGGTTTTTTTAGACCAGAAAGCGATAGCGACGACCCTATAAGCGGCATTGAATGGGGGCTAAGCCACAAGTACGACGCCAGCTGGAACTGGAACTATCTATGCTTTTTTAAAACGCGTCGACAAGTTTTAGATGCAGGTAGCTATCAGCAAACAGGCGATTCCGGAGCAGTATAA
- a CDS encoding sugar kinase: protein MTSTLIIGESMVELTHHTDDLLRKSFAGDTHSAAVYLKRLAGDSEDVSLLSAVGLDGLSNELIEALNKEGVSTHTVLQHPTRTIGLYMVHTDSQGERSFQYWRSQSAARATMALLEQQPALLADLAPTRVFFSGITLAIFDSTARAQLRELLEQLKMRGTQVIFDPNYRPALWQNKEETKAEYQWAFAVSDVVLPGLDDLNKLYGTSSMQSAVALVKTLCSGEAIIKNGEHGVTYLNADTQFSVEVAPVAKPVDTTAAGDSFNAALMAARSKGLPPQQAIEFAASVAAIVIQHKGAIIPRTELQHAINQLNT from the coding sequence ATGACTAGCACCCTCATAATTGGCGAAAGCATGGTAGAGCTAACTCATCACACCGATGATTTGCTGCGAAAGTCGTTTGCTGGCGATACTCACAGCGCAGCGGTGTACCTTAAGCGTTTGGCCGGCGATAGTGAAGACGTAAGCCTACTTAGCGCGGTGGGCCTAGACGGGTTAAGTAACGAGCTTATAGAAGCCCTCAATAAAGAAGGGGTTAGTACTCACACTGTATTACAGCACCCCACTCGCACAATAGGGCTATATATGGTGCACACCGATTCGCAGGGCGAACGCAGCTTTCAGTATTGGCGTTCGCAGTCGGCTGCACGCGCCACTATGGCATTACTAGAGCAACAACCAGCGCTGCTGGCCGATTTAGCACCAACCAGAGTGTTTTTTTCGGGTATCACGCTTGCCATCTTCGATAGCACCGCACGAGCGCAACTGCGCGAGCTGCTCGAACAGCTAAAAATGCGAGGCACACAGGTTATCTTCGACCCCAACTACCGGCCAGCGCTGTGGCAAAACAAAGAAGAAACAAAAGCCGAATACCAGTGGGCGTTTGCAGTTAGTGATGTCGTACTCCCTGGCTTAGACGATTTGAACAAGCTTTACGGCACAAGCTCAATGCAAAGTGCTGTAGCGTTAGTTAAGACCCTTTGCAGCGGAGAAGCTATTATCAAAAATGGGGAACACGGCGTAACCTACCTCAATGCTGACACACAATTTTCGGTAGAGGTTGCCCCAGTAGCCAAACCTGTCGACACCACGGCTGCGGGCGATTCGTTTAACGCGGCCCTAATGGCCGCTCGCAGTAAAGGGTTGCCTCCACAGCAGGCCATTGAATTTGCCGCCAGCGTGGCCGCCATCGTAATACAACATAAAGGGGCCATTATCCCCAGAACAGAATTGCAGCACGCCATTAATCAGTTAAATACCTAA
- the hfq gene encoding RNA chaperone Hfq, translating into MSKGHSLQDPYLNVLRKERIPVSIYLVNGIKLQGQVESFDQFVVLLKNTVSQMVYKHAISTVVPSRPVRVPLLNADGTSAEDENGG; encoded by the coding sequence ATGTCAAAAGGGCACAGCTTACAAGACCCTTACCTCAACGTCCTGCGCAAAGAGCGCATTCCTGTATCCATCTACCTTGTAAATGGAATCAAGTTGCAAGGACAAGTAGAGTCATTTGACCAGTTTGTAGTTTTATTGAAAAACACCGTAAGCCAAATGGTTTACAAGCACGCTATATCCACTGTTGTTCCCTCTCGTCCAGTTCGCGTTCCTTTATTGAATGCAGATGGCACGTCCGCAGAGGACGAAAACGGGGGTTAA
- a CDS encoding transporter substrate-binding domain-containing protein codes for MKLIATFVLLITLLGSLPVFSQSITGQLNIPNLDTEKDMLIHQLLDLALSKTGSNVEYIAQPNQLSAGRLVERVESNKVDVFWAGMSPEVEEALAPIRIPIFKGLLGHRIFVIRRGDEHRFKSVKTLSDLQHFSAGQGRFWGDTDILQKAGLPVTTTVKGANLWPMLDGGRFDYFPLAVHEPWSEIDARPDLDLTVDSNVLLAYPFAMYFYVNKNNTELYKAIETGMNIAIEDGSYDKMLFNSSMLKDALVRAKVADRAVIRIANPTMHPDTPVDVAKYWFDPTAKLF; via the coding sequence ATGAAACTCATTGCTACTTTCGTACTTTTAATTACTTTACTTGGCAGCTTACCGGTATTCAGCCAAAGCATTACTGGCCAACTAAATATACCCAATTTAGACACAGAAAAAGACATGCTCATTCACCAATTACTTGATTTAGCATTAAGTAAAACGGGAAGTAATGTGGAGTATATTGCGCAACCCAATCAGCTAAGCGCGGGCCGACTTGTAGAACGCGTTGAATCGAATAAAGTTGATGTTTTTTGGGCTGGCATGTCGCCCGAAGTTGAAGAAGCGCTGGCACCAATTCGCATACCTATTTTTAAAGGGTTGCTTGGTCACAGAATTTTTGTAATACGACGAGGAGATGAGCACCGTTTTAAATCGGTTAAAACATTAAGTGACTTGCAACATTTTTCTGCCGGTCAAGGCCGCTTCTGGGGAGATACAGACATACTGCAGAAAGCTGGTTTACCCGTAACAACCACAGTAAAAGGTGCCAATTTATGGCCCATGCTCGACGGCGGCCGATTCGACTACTTTCCGCTTGCAGTGCATGAACCTTGGAGCGAAATCGACGCTCGCCCAGATTTAGATTTAACAGTCGATTCGAACGTACTGTTAGCTTATCCATTTGCCATGTATTTTTACGTTAATAAAAATAATACCGAGCTATACAAAGCCATTGAAACCGGTATGAACATAGCCATAGAAGATGGCAGTTATGACAAAATGCTTTTCAATTCATCGATGCTAAAAGACGCACTGGTTCGAGCAAAAGTGGCCGACCGAGCAGTTATTCGCATAGCCAACCCCACTATGCACCCCGACACCCCTGTAGACGTTGCTAAATATTGGTTCGACCCCACTGCCAAGTTATTTTGA
- the hflK gene encoding FtsH protease activity modulator HflK, producing the protein MAWNEPGGNNDKDPWGGNRGNDGPPDLDEVIRNFQNKISGLFGGKGGGNGTNNGRNEGGFNGTILIFALVVVAIIYVFAGIYQVDQKERAVVLHLGKYSETKGPGLHWNPPLIDSVSKVDSLSLQEWSTGQQMLTKDLNIVDIRMSVQYSRIDPKAYLLEVRDPEMSLQQAANSALRHVVGSSPMHNVLTEGREQIAVEVRELLQLYLDNYKTGINVDKVNIEEADPPKEVQSAFDDVSKAREDEERLQNEAQTYANGIIPKARGEAQRVIEQATAYKEQVIAQAEGEAKRFEYLLAEYKKAPEVTRRRLYIDTVQEVMENSSKVMVDVEGGNNMFYMPLDQIVKATRTSTAKAATPQDVDAIVDQVMNQLRSEAAAQQSRRRELR; encoded by the coding sequence ATGGCCTGGAATGAACCGGGTGGTAACAACGATAAAGACCCTTGGGGTGGAAATCGTGGTAACGACGGCCCACCGGACCTAGACGAAGTTATACGTAACTTTCAAAACAAAATAAGCGGCTTATTCGGCGGTAAAGGTGGCGGAAACGGCACCAATAATGGACGCAACGAAGGTGGCTTTAATGGCACTATTCTTATTTTCGCGTTAGTTGTTGTGGCTATTATTTATGTGTTTGCCGGTATTTATCAGGTAGACCAAAAAGAGCGCGCTGTAGTATTGCACCTCGGTAAATATAGCGAGACTAAAGGCCCAGGCTTGCACTGGAACCCACCGTTAATCGACTCTGTAAGCAAAGTGGATTCACTGAGTTTGCAGGAGTGGAGCACGGGTCAACAAATGCTTACCAAAGATTTGAATATTGTGGATATTCGTATGTCTGTTCAGTATTCACGTATCGATCCTAAAGCTTACCTTTTAGAAGTGCGTGACCCAGAGATGAGCTTGCAGCAAGCGGCCAACAGTGCCTTGCGCCATGTGGTTGGTTCATCACCTATGCACAACGTGCTTACCGAAGGCCGTGAGCAAATTGCAGTTGAAGTACGTGAGCTGTTGCAATTGTATTTAGATAACTACAAAACCGGCATCAACGTTGACAAGGTGAACATCGAAGAAGCCGATCCCCCCAAAGAGGTTCAATCTGCGTTTGATGATGTGAGTAAGGCGCGCGAAGACGAAGAGCGTCTTCAAAACGAAGCTCAAACCTATGCCAACGGTATTATTCCTAAGGCGCGTGGTGAAGCTCAGCGTGTTATCGAGCAAGCTACAGCTTATAAAGAGCAAGTTATCGCACAGGCAGAGGGTGAGGCGAAGCGTTTTGAATACTTGTTAGCTGAGTATAAAAAGGCTCCAGAAGTTACCCGTCGTCGTTTGTACATAGATACTGTGCAAGAAGTGATGGAAAACAGCTCCAAGGTAATGGTGGATGTTGAGGGCGGTAACAATATGTTCTACATGCCTCTCGATCAGATAGTTAAGGCTACGCGTACTTCAACCGCTAAGGCGGCTACACCGCAAGACGTGGACGCGATAGTGGACCAAGTAATGAATCAATTGCGCAGCGAAGCAGCGGCACAGCAATCTCGTCGCAGGGAGTTACGTTAA
- the hflX gene encoding ribosome rescue GTPase HflX, whose protein sequence is MFFDRPESGELAVLVHLEISQAEQSEDPREFEELVLSAGGDPVDFLTGSRSTPSSKYFVGTGKLEELQAMVKQHNAELVIFNHQLTPSQERNIEHALGCRVLDRTGLILDIFAQRARTHEGKLQVELAQLQHMSTRLIRGWTHLERQKGGIGMRGPGETQLETDRRLLRARIKSIHKRLDRVRKQREQGRRARNRAEIPTLSLVGYTNAGKSTLFNAITDAGVYAEDKLFATLDPTMRRIGLRDVGPAILADTVGFISNLPHRLVEAFRATLEEAASADILLHVVDAADDERARNIEQVKLVLNEIGAGDLPVLMVHNKIDLLSNVDARIDRDDLGKPVAVWLSAQSGAGIEQLMEAITELLSDNIVHQKVLLPASMGSLRARLYRQNAVVGESHQSDGTCVIEIRLPEADLHRMLSAESLTINDLCWAQDDDQASSVVAG, encoded by the coding sequence TTGTTTTTTGATAGACCTGAATCCGGTGAGCTAGCTGTTCTAGTTCACCTGGAAATTTCCCAAGCAGAACAGTCTGAAGATCCTCGAGAGTTTGAAGAACTCGTCCTCTCGGCCGGTGGCGACCCCGTAGACTTCCTAACCGGTAGTCGATCAACCCCCAGCTCCAAGTACTTTGTTGGAACGGGTAAGTTGGAAGAGCTGCAGGCCATGGTTAAGCAGCACAATGCTGAGTTAGTGATATTCAACCATCAACTTACTCCCAGCCAAGAGCGCAATATAGAGCATGCGCTCGGCTGTCGTGTGCTTGACCGAACCGGATTAATTCTAGATATTTTTGCCCAGCGCGCCCGCACTCATGAAGGTAAACTTCAGGTGGAGCTGGCGCAGCTGCAGCATATGTCTACTCGATTAATTCGCGGGTGGACTCACTTGGAGCGCCAGAAAGGCGGCATAGGCATGCGGGGGCCGGGTGAAACCCAGCTCGAAACCGACCGCCGGCTTCTTCGCGCCCGTATAAAATCTATTCACAAACGTTTAGATCGCGTACGCAAGCAGCGCGAGCAAGGCAGACGCGCGCGCAATCGAGCAGAAATTCCTACGCTTTCTTTGGTGGGTTACACCAACGCCGGCAAATCTACGCTGTTTAACGCCATTACAGATGCCGGTGTATACGCCGAAGACAAGCTATTCGCTACCTTAGACCCCACCATGCGTCGCATCGGCTTGCGTGATGTTGGCCCAGCAATATTGGCCGATACCGTAGGTTTTATTAGCAATTTGCCCCACCGTTTAGTGGAGGCGTTTCGCGCTACCTTAGAAGAGGCTGCAAGTGCTGATATTCTTCTGCACGTAGTGGATGCCGCCGATGACGAGCGCGCGCGCAATATTGAACAGGTTAAATTAGTGTTGAACGAAATTGGCGCTGGCGATTTACCGGTGTTAATGGTGCACAACAAAATAGACTTGCTATCCAATGTTGATGCGCGAATAGATCGTGATGATTTAGGCAAGCCCGTTGCCGTGTGGCTGTCGGCGCAGTCTGGTGCGGGTATAGAGCAATTGATGGAGGCAATAACAGAGCTTCTATCCGATAACATTGTTCACCAAAAAGTATTGTTGCCAGCATCAATGGGGAGCTTGCGGGCGCGCTTGTACCGCCAAAACGCAGTGGTTGGCGAAAGTCACCAAAGCGATGGTACATGTGTTATCGAAATACGATTGCCCGAGGCGGATTTGCATCGTATGCTTTCGGCCGAAAGTCTCACCATCAACGATTTGTGTTGGGCGCAGGACGACGACCAAGCTTCAAGTGTTGTCGCCGGCTAA
- a CDS encoding ATP phosphoribosyltransferase regulatory subunit, whose product MKKVDRWLLPDGIEEVLPEEASRVEGLRRRLVDLFQSWGYDYVIPPMVEFIDSLLTGSGEDAYLDTFKITDQLSGKTMGIRADITPQAARMDAHSLQREGLNRLCYAGHVMYTKPKGPLASRTPIQVGVELFGESGLDADIEVISLLLETLEAAGLPDLYIDIGHVGVYRALIEEAGISKEQEEVYFELLQAKSINSIESWVANNITDAKMAEWLLALPRLAGGNHILAEAKALFEDAPAEVSAAIDELEMIDSVLTERYPHSKRYFDLSELRGYHYYTGVIFGAFAPGLGNAIANGGRYDHVGEAFGRARAATGFAADLMSISRVTGRCELAPSGIYVEDSDADGIWAKIKQLRASGERVVCALAGQTAPYKHQHCNRKLIKQGEEFVVAPIK is encoded by the coding sequence ATGAAAAAAGTAGATCGTTGGCTATTGCCAGACGGTATAGAAGAAGTTCTCCCCGAGGAAGCAAGCCGAGTAGAAGGTTTGCGTCGACGCTTAGTAGACCTTTTTCAGTCCTGGGGGTACGACTATGTTATCCCACCTATGGTTGAATTTATCGATTCCCTTCTCACCGGTTCAGGTGAAGATGCCTACCTAGATACCTTTAAAATAACCGATCAGCTCTCTGGCAAAACCATGGGTATACGTGCGGATATAACCCCTCAAGCAGCCCGAATGGATGCCCACAGCTTGCAGCGCGAAGGCTTAAATCGCCTTTGCTACGCGGGCCATGTGATGTACACCAAGCCCAAGGGGCCTTTGGCGTCGCGCACGCCTATTCAAGTTGGTGTAGAGCTGTTTGGTGAAAGTGGCCTAGACGCCGATATAGAGGTCATCTCTTTATTGTTAGAAACGCTAGAGGCCGCAGGCCTGCCAGACTTATACATAGATATTGGTCACGTTGGCGTATACCGTGCGCTAATCGAAGAAGCCGGTATTAGCAAAGAGCAAGAAGAAGTGTACTTCGAGCTGCTGCAAGCCAAATCTATAAATAGCATTGAGTCTTGGGTTGCCAATAACATAACCGATGCAAAAATGGCTGAATGGTTATTGGCGTTACCTCGCCTAGCGGGTGGCAATCATATTCTCGCTGAAGCTAAAGCCCTATTTGAAGATGCGCCGGCAGAAGTGTCTGCGGCTATCGACGAGCTCGAAATGATCGACTCTGTGTTAACCGAGCGCTACCCGCATTCCAAGCGTTATTTCGACTTGAGCGAATTGCGCGGGTATCACTATTACACCGGTGTAATTTTTGGCGCATTTGCCCCAGGCCTTGGCAACGCAATCGCCAATGGCGGCAGGTACGATCATGTTGGTGAAGCCTTTGGGCGCGCGCGCGCGGCAACAGGCTTTGCAGCCGATCTTATGTCTATTAGCCGTGTAACCGGCCGCTGTGAGTTAGCCCCTTCTGGTATTTATGTAGAGGATAGCGACGCAGACGGTATCTGGGCGAAGATTAAGCAGCTGCGCGCAAGTGGTGAGCGCGTAGTGTGTGCCCTAGCAGGGCAAACAGCACCATACAAACACCAGCACTGTAATCGTAAATTGATTAAGCAGGGCGAAGAATTCGTAGTAGCGCCGATTAAGTAA
- a CDS encoding adenylosuccinate synthase yields MGKNVVVLGTQWGDEGKGKIVDLLTEKVSQVARFQGGHNAGHTLVIEGKKTVLHLIPSGILHDGVTCMIGNGVVLSPEALIKEIEELEANGVEVRSKLKLSPACPLILPYHVALDLARESKRGDAKIGTTGRGIGPAYEDKVSRRGLRLGDLLNEQRFAAKLAEVLEYHNFALTQYYGAEPVDYQEVLNKALELGAQLRPMIADVVDMLHTSRENGEHILFEGAQGSLLDIDHGTYPFVTSSNTTAGGTATGSGFGPLYLDYVLGITKAYTTRVGSGPFPTELECDVGKHLGEKGHEFGATTGRQRRTGWFDAVAVRHAVRINSMTGMCLTKLDVLDGLSEVKICVGYKDSNGAVIGIPCDAEGWADVQPVYESMPGWTASTVGAKTMEELPVEAVNYIRRLEELVGIPADIISTGPDRVETIVLRHPFEG; encoded by the coding sequence ATGGGTAAAAACGTAGTCGTACTAGGCACCCAATGGGGTGATGAAGGTAAGGGTAAAATTGTTGACCTTCTTACAGAAAAAGTAAGCCAGGTGGCACGTTTCCAAGGGGGCCATAACGCTGGCCACACTTTGGTTATCGAAGGTAAGAAAACCGTACTTCATCTTATCCCCTCGGGCATATTGCACGATGGTGTAACGTGCATGATTGGTAACGGCGTGGTGTTATCCCCAGAAGCGCTTATCAAAGAGATAGAAGAGCTAGAAGCCAATGGCGTAGAAGTACGCAGCAAGCTTAAGCTTTCGCCAGCTTGCCCACTTATTTTGCCTTATCACGTAGCGCTAGATTTAGCGCGCGAATCTAAACGTGGTGATGCGAAAATTGGTACCACAGGCCGCGGTATTGGGCCGGCTTACGAAGATAAAGTGTCTCGTCGTGGTTTGCGCTTGGGTGATTTGTTAAACGAGCAGCGCTTTGCTGCTAAGTTGGCCGAAGTATTGGAATACCACAACTTCGCACTTACTCAGTACTACGGTGCAGAGCCAGTAGATTACCAAGAAGTATTAAACAAAGCCTTAGAGTTGGGTGCTCAACTTCGCCCAATGATTGCCGATGTGGTTGATATGCTGCACACCTCGCGCGAAAACGGCGAGCACATCTTGTTTGAAGGTGCACAGGGTAGCCTGTTAGATATCGATCACGGTACTTACCCGTTTGTAACGTCTTCAAATACTACCGCTGGCGGTACAGCAACTGGCTCTGGTTTTGGCCCATTGTATTTAGATTACGTGCTGGGTATTACTAAGGCTTACACCACGCGTGTGGGTTCTGGTCCTTTCCCTACAGAGCTTGAATGTGACGTTGGTAAACATTTAGGTGAAAAAGGTCACGAGTTTGGTGCAACCACTGGTCGTCAACGTCGTACTGGTTGGTTTGATGCTGTTGCAGTTCGCCACGCGGTTCGCATTAATAGCATGACTGGTATGTGCCTTACTAAGTTAGACGTATTAGATGGCCTAAGCGAAGTTAAAATTTGCGTTGGCTATAAAGATAGCAACGGCGCTGTGATTGGTATTCCGTGTGATGCAGAAGGTTGGGCCGATGTACAACCTGTATACGAATCTATGCCTGGTTGGACCGCATCTACAGTTGGCGCTAAAACTATGGAAGAACTCCCCGTTGAAGCGGTAAATTATATTCGCCGTTTAGAAGAGTTGGTAGGTATTCCTGCAGATATTATTTCTACTGGGCCAGATCGTGTAGAGACTATTGTGTTGCGTCACCCATTTGAAGGTTAA
- a CDS encoding DUF2065 domain-containing protein, with translation MWEEIAKAACLILVIEGILPFLYPNRWRKLAAQLATVDNRTLRITGLVCMLTGASLLYLIK, from the coding sequence ATGTGGGAAGAAATCGCAAAAGCAGCGTGCCTAATCTTGGTAATCGAGGGCATTCTGCCATTTTTGTACCCAAATCGCTGGCGAAAGCTGGCGGCTCAGCTCGCCACAGTGGATAATCGCACCCTGCGAATTACAGGCTTGGTGTGTATGTTAACCGGCGCGAGCTTGCTCTACCTTATAAAGTAA
- the hflC gene encoding protease modulator HflC has translation MNAKTLFILATLAIVAIVASKSLYVVNETQRAVLLKFGEVVESDLQPGLHAKVPLMHQVKIFDARVLTLDSRAAKFLTVEKKAVEVDSFAKWRIVDVSRFYTSTNGDEIRAQRLLEQRINEGLRNEFAQRSLQEVVSGERAVLMTNLTEQLNGFTKESLGVEVVDVRVKKIDLPNTVSGPIFSRMAAERQREAQEHRAKGGEQAAIIRADAERQKTILEAQAYKESELLRGEGDAKAAAIYASAYDKDPEFYAFVRSLTAYRSTFSGKQDVLVLSPESEFFEYFNSTNKKK, from the coding sequence ATGAATGCTAAAACATTGTTTATATTGGCCACCTTAGCAATTGTCGCAATTGTTGCGTCTAAATCGCTGTATGTGGTGAACGAAACTCAGCGCGCGGTACTGTTAAAGTTTGGTGAGGTGGTTGAGTCAGATTTACAGCCGGGCTTACACGCTAAAGTGCCCTTGATGCACCAAGTTAAGATTTTTGATGCGCGAGTACTTACGTTGGATTCTCGTGCGGCTAAGTTTCTTACCGTAGAGAAGAAAGCAGTAGAGGTGGATTCATTTGCCAAGTGGAGAATTGTAGATGTAAGCCGATTCTATACCTCTACCAACGGTGACGAGATACGTGCACAGCGCTTACTCGAGCAGCGTATTAACGAAGGTTTACGGAACGAGTTCGCGCAGCGTTCACTGCAAGAAGTGGTGAGTGGCGAGCGTGCAGTGTTGATGACCAACTTAACCGAACAGCTTAACGGCTTCACCAAAGAATCTTTAGGTGTAGAAGTTGTCGATGTTCGCGTGAAGAAAATCGACCTGCCGAATACGGTGAGTGGGCCTATCTTTAGTCGTATGGCTGCTGAGCGTCAGCGTGAAGCGCAAGAGCACAGAGCGAAAGGTGGTGAGCAAGCTGCCATCATTCGGGCGGATGCCGAGCGTCAAAAAACTATCCTCGAAGCGCAGGCGTATAAAGAGTCTGAATTACTGCGCGGTGAGGGCGATGCGAAAGCGGCTGCTATTTATGCATCTGCTTACGACAAAGACCCAGAGTTCTATGCGTTTGTTCGCAGCCTTACAGCTTACCGCAGCACCTTTAGCGGCAAGCAAGATGTATTGGTGTTATCACCTGAAAGTGAGTTCTTTGAGTACTTCAACAGTACAAATAAGAAAAAGTAA
- the miaA gene encoding tRNA (adenosine(37)-N6)-dimethylallyltransferase MiaA has translation MAESNKELVDRLSAPRGDRKPLAIALVGPTAAGKTDLAIALHQQLGAEIISVDSAMVYRDMNIGTAKPTASELALAPHRLIDIRDPAEAYSVADFCRDAKAEIESIHSQGKIPVLAGGTMMYFKALLEGLSDMPASDPAVRAQIDKRASEEGWPALHSELASVDPETAANIHPNHSHRISRALEVYVISGKRMSAWRGQANNGLIDTYDWVQICVAPRERTLLHQRIAQRFDMMLEQGFIDEVRALYSRNDLNVDMPSIRAVGYRQAWDYLAGVSSYDEMREKGIAATRQLAKRQFTWLRSWQGLEWIYTQDEDANLLSSEEIVNKALNYLAKRTI, from the coding sequence TTGGCTGAATCAAATAAAGAGCTAGTCGACCGCTTAAGCGCGCCAAGAGGCGATCGAAAGCCTTTAGCTATTGCGTTGGTTGGGCCAACGGCTGCAGGTAAAACAGATTTAGCTATTGCGCTACACCAACAGTTGGGCGCCGAAATTATTAGCGTAGATTCCGCTATGGTGTACCGCGATATGAATATCGGTACTGCCAAGCCAACTGCTAGTGAACTGGCATTAGCTCCTCACCGTCTTATTGATATACGCGATCCTGCGGAAGCATACTCGGTAGCAGATTTTTGTCGCGATGCTAAAGCTGAAATAGAATCGATACATTCGCAAGGTAAAATACCGGTACTTGCGGGCGGTACAATGATGTACTTTAAAGCGCTGCTGGAAGGCCTATCCGACATGCCTGCTTCAGACCCAGCCGTGCGTGCACAAATAGATAAGCGCGCGAGCGAAGAGGGCTGGCCTGCACTGCACAGCGAGCTGGCAAGTGTTGACCCAGAAACCGCTGCCAATATTCATCCCAATCATTCCCATCGCATATCGCGCGCGCTGGAAGTGTATGTAATTTCGGGCAAGCGCATGTCGGCGTGGCGGGGCCAAGCCAATAACGGGTTAATTGATACATACGATTGGGTGCAAATATGTGTAGCGCCGCGAGAGCGAACACTTCTTCACCAAAGAATTGCCCAGCGTTTTGATATGATGTTGGAACAAGGCTTTATTGACGAGGTCAGAGCTTTGTATAGCCGCAACGACCTGAATGTAGATATGCCGTCTATTCGTGCGGTGGGGTACCGCCAAGCGTGGGATTACCTTGCGGGCGTATCCAGTTATGACGAAATGCGAGAAAAAGGCATAGCCGCCACCCGCCAATTGGCAAAACGGCAATTTACTTGGTTACGCAGTTGGCAGGGGCTCGAATGGATCTATACTCAAGATGAAGACGCTAATTTGCTTTCTTCTGAAGAAATTGTGAATAAAGCCTTGAATTATTTGGCCAAAAGAACAATATAA